Genomic window (Culex pipiens pallens isolate TS chromosome 3, TS_CPP_V2, whole genome shotgun sequence):
tttaattaaaaaagtgttttaaaatgcattatacgcctgtccagttgttttgccatcataagtttccaaaataactaagtttttacgaaaaatttttttttgcggtgctgtacattgggatttcataaaaaaaaatcaaaacatttttaaacaaaccctaacatgctaaatatgactaccaatgcagaaaaatgcattttagattgttttcagttgattatacttttattttcatggaaattttgaagttttttggaaaaaaattatttgccccctgatttttcagaccaattttgaaggggggggggcataaactttgaaaaatatttgcaacggcctaaaaagataaaaaaaattggcaatagTTGAAtacgtttttaaaactttggcaAAGAGttccaaaacaaatcaaaccatcATCCCAAAAATATCATACAACTAATGAAAATTCATCGAATTAGCAATAATCATACTCAATCTGAGTCCTCGACTTAACAGAATCAGAAATATGAAGGTGATTGACCCGAATTCGCGAATATTAAGGAACAAGCACGCAAAAGCCGGCAGCAAAACGCATCTGAGGTCATTGCCGAAAGTGGGAACCGGTTCCGCGGTGAAAAGCATAACTGGACCTTATTTCAACGGTTTACTTCAGTCTGCGTGGAACGGGTATTGTGAGTGAATGAAATGTGTGAATGCGCCTGGGTCGAACGAAATTTCGGGACCAATTAAAGAGGCTGTAATTACGTCGTTGAAAGTGATGAGTTTGGCATAAGGTTGGGTGGatttcattttaaaagggccaaagtTGTTTTAAGAACAGCTCAGTTAGGATTATTTTAATATTAGGTCATAAAGCTTGTTTATATCAATTGATGCATATTCTAAAGTAtatcgaaaaaataattttagatgtATAGGCCCATATGAAAAGTGCAGACATTATTCAGTAGCATAAAAGGAATGAATGACTCTCCTGGAACATCAGTTTCAAGATAGCCAATGATCTGTTGACatgattttcaaagtttgtataatttttgttgtatttccGCTGGTACACTGTACAACGAAAGTTCCTGATGCAACTCAGTTGGATGAGCAAGTAGAATCATCGACAGCTTTCTATGAAGTGGGTTCATCTACCGAGTTTTACAACGTAACAGAAGTGGAACTACGTGAAGCTGAAGCAAGAAGGGGtaattccaaaaataatttatcaattaaTTCTTCTAACAAGAGCCATTATTTTATGATACCAGTTGGAATCGATGTGGAAGCCCTGTCGGCATTAGCTTATGGCAGCCCTACTCCGGTCAACAAAACATTCTATCTTCGCTATCGAAGGGCGACTTTCTGGCAGGCTGCTCAATACTGCATAGACGAGGACAAACGGCTGGCTTCCATAGACAGTGAAAAGCAGTCGGATCAACTGTTGCTGCAATTAAGTATGGGACCTTAAAATAGGGCTAAACGTTGTGCTTATTGACTTGATTCACATTTATTACCACAGAATATTCCAGTGATGGATTTTATATGGCTGGCACTGACTTAGGCCGTGAAGGTAGCTGGATCTGGATTAACTCGAATAGGCGAATTGTGCAACCGAACTGGGCCGTAGGTCAACCGGATAACGTGGGAAACATCGAAAATTGTTTGCAAATTAACGGGGCGGGATCCGCTACCTGGAATGACGTGGActgcaatatgataaatttcTACATCTGTGAAGATAACCCGAAACTACCCCCACTGTATCAATAAGGGGTGGAAACTTCAATAAATTCCAAATATATGGAACATTACTCggagaaatttgtttttttttatgatgacTGATCAAATTAGGAGACTTTTTACACACCACAAGCAATTCCAAACCCGGTACGGAATGGCAATAAATCAGTAAATTGGCTTCGAATTGCCTTCAAAGTATCAACTGAAAATCATTTAAGTCACGCTTACTATAACCAAGACTGCAGGAAAAAATCCCCGCTCGCACATAATTGAAACCCAGCAAACTCCACTCAATAAGATTGCTCTTTCTCTCCGTCCCTGCCGTAGTAAGTCGAAGATGCTGCGTCGAACCACACTCTTGACTTTAGTTCTGTGCTGCAGCATCTTCACAGCCTGCGGCGATCAGCGGTGTGGCGTTCGGCAGGACAAAACGCGCTCTCTTATCACCGCCGGCCACAACGTTCAGCCGGGGGATTACCCGTGGCATGCGGCCATCTATCAGGTTGGTGGTGTGAAGCAttgatttgtattattttattttctgtttaCTCATTTCAGGTGCTTCCCCTGAAGCACTACATCTGCGGTGGCACCCTGGTTGGCCAAAGTGTCGTCATCACCTCTGCGCACTGTGTGGCCGTTCCGGGCCGGAGGGTGGCCAGATCCATTGACGAGTTGGTCGTTCAGCTGGGCAAACACCTGCTAAATGTCCGGAGCGATTCGGAGCAAGAGTACGGGCTGAGTTCGATCATCGTGCATGAGGGATTCACCGGGGACAACCACGGCCACGATGTGGCCCTGCTGATCACGAAGGACCCCGTCCGGTACGGAAAGTTCGTTCAACCGGCTTGTCTGCCGACGTTTTCGTTGGCTAACGATCGCGTGGTCGGAACCATCGTCGGATGGGGTTACACGGAGCAGAGTGCGGTGTCCAACTCACTGAAGGCCGCCGGAGCTCCGATCGTGTCTCAGGAGCTCTGTCGGAGTAGCAATTTGGGCGCGTTTGGTGGTAGCCTTACGGAGGAGATGTTTTGTGCGGGGTACCGGAATGGGACGAACGCATGCAACGGGGACAGCGGAGGGGGCTTGTTTCGGAACGTGCGAGGAAGCTGGTTTTTGCTGGGGATTGTGTCGTTCACCGCGGCCCAGGAACAGGATGAGAATCGGTGCAGCTCAACGGACTATACGGCGTTTGTGGATGTTGCCAAGTACAAGCGATGGATAAGGAATAATTCTGGTAAGTCATATGGAAGCACACCGACAAACAATTTTTTCCTATCTTGTCGCAAGTGACTTTTGTGCAAAATTGAGCAAATAGCCGTGATCGTACTGTATTGTCGCACGACGATTTGGAACTAAAAtgagttacacagaaaaaaataatgtaaatttggaagctgtaatttttgatggttgaattttacc
Coding sequences:
- the LOC120430207 gene encoding elastase-1-like, with amino-acid sequence MLRRTTLLTLVLCCSIFTACGDQRCGVRQDKTRSLITAGHNVQPGDYPWHAAIYQVLPLKHYICGGTLVGQSVVITSAHCVAVPGRRVARSIDELVVQLGKHLLNVRSDSEQEYGLSSIIVHEGFTGDNHGHDVALLITKDPVRYGKFVQPACLPTFSLANDRVVGTIVGWGYTEQSAVSNSLKAAGAPIVSQELCRSSNLGAFGGSLTEEMFCAGYRNGTNACNGDSGGGLFRNVRGSWFLLGIVSFTAAQEQDENRCSSTDYTAFVDVAKYKRWIRNNSDPSFGTPCSDLGQPTKLKKQYFVHNNKEVTFLEAWRLCQSYGHRLATVTSEEDNELLEKAIAKSSNPKGPWYIGGTDLGSEGNFLWISTNTPVGYLSGYLNYSPGQPDNAGGNENCLEIGRWGGVVWNDVPCDWRQRYICEYVSRW
- the LOC120430208 gene encoding perlucin-like, giving the protein MIFKVCIIFVVFPLVHCTTKVPDATQLDEQVESSTAFYEVGSSTEFYNVTEVELREAEARRVGIDVEALSALAYGSPTPVNKTFYLRYRRATFWQAAQYCIDEDKRLASIDSEKQSDQLLLQLKYSSDGFYMAGTDLGREGSWIWINSNRRIVQPNWAVGQPDNVGNIENCLQINGAGSATWNDVDCNMINFYICEDNPKLPPLYQ